The proteins below come from a single Tissierella sp. MB52-C2 genomic window:
- a CDS encoding ABC transporter ATP-binding protein encodes MLKLENISKSYNKGVIKAVDNINLDIKRGEIFGFLGPNGAGKTTTIKMIVGLLKPDSGKVTVGTVDAWKEPIKAKSIISYVPDNPEIYDRLKGIEYLNFIADMYEISKEEREEKLNYYLELFNIKNAIGDIIASYSHGMKQKIVLTGALLSNPDLFILDEPMVGLDPKSAFNLKEIMRKMCDEGKTVFFSTHVLEVAEKLCDRIAIINKGKIVAMGTMEELKAHAEERQSLENIFLELTE; translated from the coding sequence ATGCTAAAGCTTGAGAATATTTCTAAATCATATAACAAAGGTGTAATAAAGGCAGTAGACAATATTAATTTAGATATTAAAAGAGGAGAAATATTTGGTTTTTTAGGGCCTAATGGTGCAGGAAAAACTACTACTATAAAAATGATAGTAGGACTCTTAAAGCCAGATAGCGGAAAGGTGACAGTGGGTACAGTAGATGCCTGGAAGGAGCCCATTAAGGCAAAGTCTATAATCAGCTATGTGCCAGATAACCCAGAAATATATGATAGATTAAAGGGTATTGAATATTTAAACTTTATAGCTGATATGTACGAAATTTCTAAGGAAGAAAGAGAAGAAAAACTAAATTACTATTTAGAATTATTTAATATAAAAAATGCAATAGGAGATATAATAGCTAGTTATTCTCACGGAATGAAACAGAAGATCGTACTAACAGGGGCATTATTAAGCAATCCAGATTTATTTATTCTTGATGAACCTATGGTAGGATTAGATCCAAAGTCTGCTTTCAATTTAAAGGAGATTATGAGGAAGATGTGTGATGAAGGAAAAACCGTATTTTTCTCTACTCATGTGCTGGAAGTAGCAGAAAAACTATGTGATAGAATTGCCATAATAAACAAAGGAAAAATTGTAGCCATGGGAACTATGGAAGAATTAAAAGCCCATGCAGAAGAGAGACAGTCTTTAGAAAATATATTCTTGGAGTTGACTGAATGA
- the uvrA gene encoding excinuclease ABC subunit UvrA, translating to MVKDEIIIKGAKENNLKNVSLKLPRDKFIVFTGLSGSGKSSLAFDTIYAEGQRRYVESLSSYARQFLGQMDKPDVEYIEGLSPSISIDQKTTSKNPRSTVGTVTEIYDYLRLLYARIGIPYCPSCGKEITSQTVEQMVDRIMELEERTRIQILAPVIRGKKGEHVKVLENIKKEGYVRVIIDDEMYDIGDEIKLEKNKKHTIEVVVDRIVIKEEIEGRLSDSLETALKLAEGIVMVDVIDKEKIMFSEKLACPDCGIAIEELSPRMFSFNSPFGMCSTCNGLGFYKEIDKGLVIPNLDLSIDEGAIAPFSSSNESTYYYQIFKTLAEDNGFSTDKPLKDAPKKLIDELLYGTDRVISFKFLSHFEDGGMRDYKGKFEGVIPNLERRYNSTSSDYMRDKIDEYMAENPCPKCHGNRLKKEVLSVKINGLNIAELTDLSVVKSIEFFHNLILTEKEQIIGEQVLKEIKERLNFLKNVGLDYLTLSRMAGTLSGGESQRIRLATQIGSSLVGVVYVLDEPSIGLHQRDNEKLLKTLRNLTDLGNTLIVVEHDEDTMYVADHIVDIGPGAGIHGGEIVGEGTIEEIKNNPNSVTGLYLSGKKKIEIPTERKKPNGNWIEIKGAKENNLKNINVKIPVGLFTCVTGVSGSGKSSLVNQILHKALAQKLNGSKVKPGKFKDIKGLEYLDKVIDIDQSPIGRTPRSNPATYTGVFDHIRDVFAMTNEAKMRGYQKGRFSFNVKGGRCEACSGDGILKVEMHFLPDVYVPCEVCKGKRYNRETLQVKYKGKTISDVLDMTVEEGVEFFKNIPKISRKLETLYDVGLGYIKIGQSSTELSGGEAQRVKLATELSKRSTGKTIYILDEPTTGLHVADIHKLIKVLNQLVEGGNTVVVIEHNLDVIKTADYVIDLGPEGGDKGGTVVTTGTPEEVAKVEKSYTGQFLKKVLE from the coding sequence TTGGTAAAAGACGAAATAATAATAAAGGGAGCTAAGGAGAATAATTTAAAAAACGTATCCTTAAAACTTCCTAGAGATAAATTCATAGTATTTACAGGTCTTTCAGGATCAGGAAAGTCTTCTTTAGCATTTGATACCATATATGCAGAGGGACAAAGAAGATATGTAGAAAGTTTATCTAGTTATGCTAGACAGTTTTTAGGTCAGATGGATAAACCAGATGTGGAATATATAGAAGGATTATCTCCTTCCATATCTATAGATCAAAAGACAACATCGAAAAATCCTCGTTCAACAGTAGGTACAGTAACAGAGATTTACGACTACTTAAGATTATTATACGCAAGAATTGGTATACCATATTGTCCAAGCTGTGGGAAGGAAATAACTAGCCAAACAGTAGAACAAATGGTAGATAGAATAATGGAATTGGAAGAGAGAACAAGAATTCAAATCTTGGCACCAGTCATAAGAGGTAAAAAAGGTGAGCACGTAAAGGTATTAGAAAACATTAAGAAAGAAGGCTATGTAAGAGTCATAATAGATGATGAAATGTATGATATTGGAGACGAAATTAAGCTAGAAAAAAACAAGAAACACACAATAGAAGTAGTAGTAGATAGAATAGTAATCAAAGAAGAAATAGAAGGAAGATTATCTGATTCTTTAGAAACAGCATTGAAATTAGCAGAAGGGATTGTAATGGTAGACGTAATAGATAAGGAAAAGATAATGTTTAGTGAAAAACTTGCTTGTCCAGATTGTGGTATCGCCATAGAAGAATTATCTCCTAGAATGTTTTCCTTCAATAGCCCATTTGGTATGTGTTCAACTTGTAATGGACTAGGATTTTACAAGGAGATAGATAAGGGTCTAGTCATACCAAATTTGGATTTAAGCATAGATGAAGGTGCAATAGCACCTTTCTCAAGCTCAAATGAATCCACCTATTATTATCAAATATTTAAGACTTTAGCAGAGGATAATGGATTTAGTACAGATAAACCTTTAAAAGATGCACCAAAAAAACTCATAGATGAATTACTATATGGAACAGATAGGGTAATAAGCTTTAAGTTTTTAAGTCACTTTGAGGATGGGGGAATGAGAGATTACAAAGGAAAGTTTGAAGGAGTTATTCCTAATCTAGAAAGAAGGTATAATTCAACTAGCTCTGATTATATGAGAGATAAAATAGATGAATATATGGCTGAAAACCCTTGTCCTAAATGTCATGGTAATAGATTAAAAAAGGAAGTATTATCCGTAAAGATAAATGGATTAAATATTGCAGAACTAACAGACTTGTCTGTTGTTAAATCTATAGAATTCTTCCATAACTTAATCCTTACAGAAAAAGAACAAATAATAGGGGAACAAGTATTAAAAGAGATTAAAGAGAGATTAAATTTCTTAAAAAATGTAGGACTAGATTATTTAACTTTATCCCGTATGGCAGGTACATTATCTGGTGGAGAGTCTCAAAGAATTAGGTTGGCTACTCAAATAGGATCTAGCCTTGTGGGAGTAGTCTATGTATTAGATGAGCCAAGTATAGGGCTTCATCAAAGGGACAACGAAAAACTACTAAAAACTTTAAGAAATTTAACAGATTTAGGAAATACCTTAATAGTAGTAGAACATGATGAAGACACTATGTATGTGGCAGATCATATTGTAGATATAGGGCCAGGAGCAGGTATTCATGGCGGAGAAATAGTAGGAGAAGGAACCATAGAAGAAATAAAAAATAACCCTAACTCTGTTACTGGATTATATCTATCAGGAAAGAAAAAAATTGAAATACCAACAGAACGAAAAAAGCCCAATGGCAATTGGATAGAAATAAAAGGAGCTAAGGAAAATAATCTTAAAAATATAAATGTTAAAATTCCTGTAGGATTATTTACTTGTGTAACAGGAGTATCGGGTTCAGGTAAATCTTCTTTAGTAAATCAAATATTACACAAGGCTTTAGCACAAAAACTAAATGGTTCGAAGGTAAAGCCAGGAAAATTTAAGGATATAAAGGGATTAGAATATTTAGATAAGGTAATAGATATAGATCAATCTCCCATAGGTAGAACTCCAAGATCAAATCCTGCAACTTATACTGGAGTATTTGACCATATAAGAGATGTATTTGCTATGACTAATGAGGCAAAGATGAGAGGATACCAAAAAGGAAGATTTAGTTTCAACGTAAAAGGTGGAAGATGTGAAGCTTGTAGCGGAGATGGAATATTAAAGGTGGAAATGCACTTCTTACCTGATGTATATGTACCTTGTGAAGTATGCAAAGGTAAAAGGTATAATAGAGAAACCTTACAGGTAAAATATAAGGGAAAGACCATATCAGATGTATTGGATATGACAGTTGAAGAAGGCGTAGAGTTTTTTAAGAATATACCTAAAATAAGCAGAAAACTAGAAACATTATATGATGTAGGGCTGGGATATATAAAAATAGGTCAATCTTCTACAGAACTATCAGGTGGTGAGGCTCAAAGAGTAAAACTAGCCACAGAATTATCTAAACGTTCCACAGGAAAAACTATCTATATACTAGATGAACCAACTACAGGACTTCATGTGGCAGATATTCATAAATTGATTAAGGTATTAAATCAATTAGTTGAAGGAGGAAATACAGTAGTAGTCATAGAACATAATTTAGATGTTATAAAAACAGCAGATTATGTAATAGACCTAGGACCAGAGGGTGGAGATAAGGGAGGAACAGTAGTCACTACAGGAACTCCAGAGGAAGTTGCTAAAGTAGAGAAATCTTATACAGGACAGTTTTTGAAAAAAGTATTGGAGTAA
- the uvrB gene encoding excinuclease ABC subunit UvrB, whose amino-acid sequence MNKFKIESNYKPTGDQPEAIDKLVEGINKDLMHQVLLGVTGSGKTFTMANIIEKVQKPTLVIAHNKTLAYQLASEFKEFFPNNAVEYFVSYYDYYQPEAYVPHSDTYIEKDASINDEIDKLRHSATAALFERKDVIIVASVSCIYGLGDPIDYEELVVSLRPGMVKDRDEIMRKLIDIQYMRNDINFIRGTFRVRGDILEIFPASSSENTIRVEFFGDEIDRIVEVNYLTGEVIGYRSHISIFPASHYATTEDKVKQAIKTIEEELSDRLKELRDKEKLLEAQRLEQRTRYDLEMLEEMGFCQGIENYSRHLSSRPAGSRPFTLIDYFPEDFLIIIDESHVTVPQVRGMYEGDKSRKTNLVEYGFRLPSALDNRPLKFNEFESMINQILYVSATPGPYELTHTENTVEQIIRPTGLLDPVIEVRSTEHQIDDLVNEIRKVVDREERVLVTTLTKKMAEDLTNYFKDIGIKVTYLHSDVETIERMEIIRDLRLGKYDVLVGINLLREGLDLPEVSLVAILDADKEGFLRSETSLIQTTGRAARNLEGKVIMYGDTITKSMERTISETNRRREIQDQYNKEHNIIPRSIKKDVRQIIEATMVAEEEAKYEETFSKDEIQGMIEGLETAMLKAAEELSFEKAAELRDKIIELKKKL is encoded by the coding sequence ATGAATAAGTTTAAAATAGAATCAAATTATAAGCCTACTGGTGATCAGCCGGAGGCCATAGATAAATTGGTAGAAGGAATAAATAAAGATCTTATGCATCAGGTTTTACTAGGAGTTACTGGCTCAGGAAAGACCTTTACTATGGCAAATATAATTGAGAAGGTTCAAAAACCAACTTTAGTTATAGCTCACAACAAAACATTAGCCTATCAATTAGCTTCAGAGTTTAAAGAGTTTTTCCCTAACAATGCAGTAGAATATTTTGTTAGTTACTATGATTATTACCAGCCAGAAGCTTATGTCCCACACTCAGATACTTATATAGAAAAGGATGCATCCATAAACGATGAAATAGATAAATTACGTCACTCTGCAACAGCAGCATTATTTGAAAGGAAGGATGTAATCATAGTTGCGTCTGTATCTTGTATATATGGTTTAGGAGATCCTATAGATTACGAAGAACTTGTAGTATCTTTAAGACCAGGAATGGTTAAAGATAGAGATGAGATAATGAGGAAATTAATAGATATTCAATATATGCGAAATGATATTAACTTTATAAGGGGGACTTTTAGAGTTAGGGGAGATATACTGGAAATATTTCCAGCCTCATCCAGTGAGAATACTATTAGAGTTGAATTCTTTGGAGATGAAATAGATAGAATAGTAGAGGTAAATTATTTAACGGGAGAAGTCATAGGATATCGATCACATATCTCAATATTCCCAGCATCTCACTATGCTACAACTGAAGATAAAGTTAAACAAGCAATAAAAACCATAGAGGAAGAATTAAGTGATAGATTGAAGGAATTAAGAGATAAGGAAAAGTTACTGGAAGCCCAGAGATTAGAACAAAGAACTAGGTATGATTTAGAAATGTTGGAAGAAATGGGATTTTGTCAAGGAATAGAAAATTATTCTAGACATTTAAGCAGCAGACCAGCAGGATCTAGACCCTTTACTTTAATAGATTACTTTCCAGAGGATTTTTTAATAATAATAGATGAGTCTCATGTTACAGTTCCTCAAGTAAGGGGTATGTACGAAGGGGATAAGTCTAGGAAGACTAATTTAGTTGAATATGGTTTTAGACTTCCATCGGCACTGGATAATAGACCACTTAAGTTTAATGAATTTGAATCCATGATAAATCAGATATTATATGTATCTGCAACGCCAGGTCCATATGAGCTTACTCATACTGAAAATACAGTGGAACAAATAATACGTCCTACAGGATTATTGGACCCAGTCATAGAAGTAAGATCTACAGAACATCAGATAGATGATTTAGTAAATGAAATTAGAAAAGTAGTAGATAGAGAAGAGAGAGTATTAGTTACAACTTTAACTAAGAAAATGGCAGAGGACTTAACTAATTATTTTAAAGATATAGGGATAAAAGTTACTTATCTCCATTCAGATGTGGAAACCATAGAAAGGATGGAAATAATTAGGGATTTAAGATTAGGCAAGTATGATGTATTGGTAGGGATAAATCTATTAAGAGAAGGATTAGATTTACCAGAAGTTTCTTTAGTTGCCATATTAGATGCAGATAAAGAAGGATTTCTAAGATCAGAAACATCTCTAATTCAAACTACAGGTAGAGCTGCAAGAAACCTAGAGGGAAAAGTAATTATGTATGGAGACACCATAACTAAATCTATGGAAAGAACCATATCTGAAACTAATAGGAGGAGAGAAATCCAAGACCAATACAATAAAGAGCACAATATAATACCTAGAAGTATTAAGAAAGATGTACGGCAAATCATAGAAGCTACAATGGTAGCAGAGGAAGAAGCGAAATACGAAGAAACATTCTCAAAAGACGAAATCCAAGGAATGATAGAGGGATTAGAAACTGCTATGCTAAAGGCAGCAGAAGAATTAAGCTTCGAAAAAGCAGCAGAATTAAGGGATAAAATAATAGAACTAAAGAAGAAGCTATAA
- a CDS encoding S41 family peptidase has translation MSKKKVITLMVVLLLITNIATFGLTNLMSVSFNNKAYIPLAEYRQLKSVYNEFSKVIAVEEYVKQNYLRDVDTKKMIDGQLKGMLQSLEDPYSNYMTQDEFASFLQQTSGTYAGIGVVVTPGEDNIITVVSPIEGTPGEKAGIKSGDKILKVDGVEFPADKMDEAVKVMKGEANTKVVLTLLRENKEGKDEIFNLELIREIIRLVTVKSNIIDDDIGYINITSFDDLTYKDFKTELDKLGRKNIKGLIIDLRNNPGGLLDRCVEIADELLGEGVVVYTQTKDGKRTYEKSGKSMVDYPLVLLVNGGSASASEILAGAIKDHNRGTIIGTTTFGKGVVQRIKDLDDGSGLKLTISEYFTPNGVNIHGIGIEPDIVVELPEGVDEIGVENLKEDTQLKKAIEEIKTKIK, from the coding sequence ATGTCCAAGAAGAAAGTCATAACTTTAATGGTAGTTCTTTTACTTATTACAAACATAGCAACTTTTGGTCTAACAAATTTAATGAGTGTAAGTTTTAATAACAAGGCATATATTCCTTTGGCAGAATATAGACAGCTTAAATCTGTATATAATGAATTTTCCAAAGTAATAGCTGTAGAAGAATATGTAAAACAAAATTACTTGAGGGATGTAGATACAAAAAAAATGATAGATGGACAATTAAAGGGAATGCTTCAATCCTTAGAAGATCCATATTCTAATTATATGACTCAAGATGAATTTGCTTCATTTTTACAACAGACAAGTGGAACCTATGCAGGAATTGGAGTAGTAGTTACACCTGGGGAAGACAATATAATAACTGTAGTATCTCCTATAGAAGGTACTCCTGGGGAAAAAGCAGGAATAAAAAGTGGAGATAAAATATTAAAAGTAGATGGCGTTGAGTTTCCAGCAGATAAAATGGATGAGGCAGTTAAAGTAATGAAAGGTGAGGCTAATACTAAAGTGGTTTTAACGCTTCTGAGAGAAAATAAAGAAGGAAAAGACGAAATATTTAATTTAGAACTTATTAGAGAAATAATAAGATTGGTTACTGTAAAATCAAATATAATCGATGATGATATAGGATACATAAATATTACATCCTTTGATGATTTAACATATAAAGATTTTAAAACTGAATTAGACAAATTAGGAAGAAAAAATATTAAAGGCTTAATCATAGATTTAAGAAATAATCCTGGTGGTCTATTAGATAGATGTGTAGAGATTGCAGATGAGTTACTGGGAGAAGGAGTTGTAGTATATACTCAAACTAAGGATGGTAAGAGAACTTACGAGAAATCAGGAAAGTCAATGGTTGATTATCCATTGGTATTACTTGTAAATGGTGGTTCAGCATCAGCATCAGAAATACTAGCAGGTGCAATTAAGGATCATAATAGAGGAACGATAATAGGAACTACTACCTTTGGTAAAGGGGTTGTTCAAAGGATAAAGGACTTAGATGATGGGTCAGGACTAAAACTAACGATTTCAGAGTATTTTACACCAAATGGAGTAAATATCCATGGTATAGGTATTGAACCAGATATAGTAGTGGAATTACCTGAAGGAGTAGATGAGATAGGAGTAGAAAACTTAAAGGAGGATACTCAGCTTAAAAAAGCCATAGAAGAAATAAAAACTAAAATTAAATAG
- a CDS encoding peptidoglycan DD-metalloendopeptidase family protein, producing MSRNKRKVYLVLALVFTFNFIQVYAADTMNDLKQQQKGVIKQIQQNKNQIKAVENQSKDVSRQIEDLDKKVDVASNELNKVEKELENLKVNIEKTTVELAEAEENVNEKQDTFNKRMRVMYRNGNVGYLEVLLSSSSIKDFLSRRNMIKSIAEHDTELIQYMREQRDIIDTKKTNLEMQKKSVELSKTKLEARRSDLVKATREKEDLMGRLKKDIKALEKEEDKLIEFAKEIDSKIVKLQKNTGPYSGGIMSWPVPGHSRISSQYGYRIHPIFKTKKLHTGLDIPAPTGTAVIAANGGTVIYSGTLGGYGKTIMIDHGGGIVTLYGHNSSLVASVGKEVKKGDTIAKVGNTGNSTGPHCHFEVRKNGSYVDPTPWLKGK from the coding sequence ATGAGTAGAAATAAGAGAAAAGTATATTTAGTCCTAGCTTTAGTATTTACATTTAACTTTATTCAAGTTTACGCGGCAGATACCATGAATGATTTGAAACAGCAACAAAAAGGTGTTATTAAACAGATTCAGCAAAATAAAAATCAGATAAAGGCAGTAGAAAATCAATCAAAGGATGTATCAAGGCAAATTGAAGATTTAGATAAGAAAGTGGATGTTGCCAGTAATGAACTTAATAAAGTAGAAAAAGAATTAGAAAACCTAAAGGTTAATATCGAAAAAACAACTGTTGAGTTAGCAGAAGCAGAAGAAAATGTTAATGAAAAACAAGATACTTTTAATAAAAGAATGAGAGTAATGTATAGAAATGGAAATGTAGGGTATTTAGAAGTTTTATTGTCATCTTCTAGTATAAAAGATTTTTTATCTAGAAGAAATATGATAAAATCCATAGCAGAGCATGATACAGAGTTAATCCAATACATGAGAGAACAAAGAGATATAATAGATACAAAGAAAACGAATTTGGAGATGCAGAAAAAATCAGTTGAGCTATCGAAAACAAAACTAGAAGCTAGGAGAAGTGATTTAGTAAAAGCTACTAGGGAAAAAGAAGATTTAATGGGAAGATTAAAAAAGGATATAAAGGCATTAGAAAAAGAAGAGGATAAATTAATTGAATTCGCTAAGGAAATTGATTCAAAGATAGTAAAGTTACAGAAAAATACAGGACCTTATTCAGGTGGAATTATGTCATGGCCAGTCCCAGGGCATTCAAGGATTAGTTCTCAATATGGTTATAGAATACATCCTATTTTTAAGACCAAGAAGTTACATACAGGATTAGATATACCTGCTCCTACAGGAACAGCTGTTATCGCGGCCAATGGTGGAACTGTAATTTACTCAGGTACATTAGGTGGATATGGTAAAACCATAATGATAGATCATGGTGGTGGTATAGTTACTCTTTATGGACACAATTCATCTCTAGTAGCATCAGTAGGCAAAGAAGTAAAGAAAGGCGATACGATTGCCAAAGTAGGTAATACAGGAAATTCTACAGGACCACATTGCCATTTTGAAGTAAGAAAAAATGGTTCCTATGTAGATCCAACACCATGGCTAAAGGGAAAATAA
- the ftsX gene encoding permease-like cell division protein FtsX — translation MGFRVFKNILKQGFQGMWRNRSMGLASIGSISAVLMILGVVIILVLSINNVAMEIKTKFDEIQVFLEDDLTTEDVDKIEETIKEDERVLSVIFQSKAQGLEIMKKDWEEESYLLEGLEEDNPLQDSYIIQLKDIKDADEVVKKLDTIDGIEYINYYKDIIDKLLIFANYIRIGGLVVIGILVLVSVFIISNTIKITVTSRKREVNIMKYVGATNGYIRGPFIIEGILFGLIGAVLSIAIINYGYDYFFRSVSDQLYVLFTVWLVPPTLLMKDIIIMFSAIGIGIGALGSIVSLKRFLNV, via the coding sequence ATGGGATTTCGAGTATTTAAAAACATACTAAAACAAGGATTCCAAGGTATGTGGAGAAACCGTAGTATGGGACTGGCATCAATTGGATCCATATCAGCTGTACTTATGATATTAGGTGTAGTGATAATTTTAGTTCTTAGTATAAATAATGTGGCAATGGAGATAAAGACTAAATTTGATGAGATACAAGTATTTTTAGAAGATGATTTGACAACTGAAGATGTGGACAAGATAGAGGAGACCATAAAGGAAGACGAGAGAGTTTTATCAGTGATTTTTCAATCAAAGGCACAAGGTCTAGAAATAATGAAAAAAGATTGGGAAGAAGAGAGTTATTTATTAGAAGGTCTTGAAGAAGATAATCCACTTCAAGATTCATATATAATTCAGCTAAAGGATATAAAAGATGCAGATGAAGTAGTTAAGAAACTTGATACAATAGATGGGATAGAATATATAAACTATTATAAAGACATAATAGACAAGCTATTAATATTTGCAAATTATATAAGAATTGGTGGCCTAGTTGTAATAGGAATTCTAGTATTAGTATCAGTGTTTATTATTTCTAATACAATAAAAATTACAGTGACTTCAAGAAAAAGAGAAGTAAATATAATGAAATATGTAGGTGCCACTAATGGATATATAAGAGGACCATTTATTATAGAGGGAATATTATTTGGACTAATTGGAGCAGTATTGTCCATAGCCATAATAAACTATGGATATGATTATTTCTTTAGATCGGTAAGTGATCAACTTTATGTTTTATTTACAGTATGGCTAGTGCCACCTACTCTATTGATGAAAGACATAATAATTATGTTTTCAGCCATAGGTATAGGAATAGGTGCTTTGGGGAGTATCGTATCTTTAAAACGTTTTTTAAATGTATAG
- the ftsE gene encoding cell division ATP-binding protein FtsE produces the protein MIKFENVSKEYDNNVKALTNVSLDIHKGEFVFLVGSSGAGKSTIIKLLLKEEEPTEGKIILKDMDITKVRNRRIPYIRRNVGVVFQDFRLLPNKTVYENVAFAMEIIGAHPKEIRRNVPMVLSMVDLSRKASSFPDQLSGGERQRVSIARAIVNSPPVLIADEPTGNLDPETAWEIMRVLSEINGRGTTILMATHAKDIVNNMKKRVIEINEGKLVRDEQKGGYGDGISSI, from the coding sequence TTGATAAAATTTGAAAATGTTAGTAAAGAGTATGATAACAACGTTAAGGCACTTACTAATGTAAGTTTGGATATACATAAGGGAGAGTTTGTATTCTTAGTAGGTTCATCAGGGGCAGGTAAGTCCACCATAATTAAGCTTTTATTAAAAGAAGAAGAGCCTACAGAAGGTAAAATAATTTTAAAGGATATGGATATTACAAAAGTACGAAATAGAAGGATACCATATATAAGAAGAAATGTAGGGGTAGTATTTCAAGACTTTAGACTTTTACCAAATAAAACGGTATATGAAAATGTAGCTTTTGCCATGGAAATAATAGGGGCTCATCCTAAGGAAATAAGGAGAAATGTACCAATGGTTCTTAGTATGGTGGATTTAAGTAGAAAAGCATCTAGTTTTCCAGACCAGTTGTCTGGTGGAGAGAGGCAGAGAGTTTCCATTGCCAGAGCCATAGTAAACAGTCCTCCTGTACTGATTGCAGACGAGCCTACGGGAAACTTAGACCCAGAGACTGCATGGGAAATAATGAGAGTTTTATCTGAAATCAACGGAAGGGGAACTACAATACTTATGGCAACCCATGCTAAAGATATAGTAAATAATATGAAAAAGAGAGTAATCGAAATTAACGAAGGAAAACTAGTAAGAGATGAACAGAAGGGTGGGTATGGCGATGGGATTTCGAGTATTTAA
- a CDS encoding 5-formyltetrahydrofolate cyclo-ligase — MNKKTLRKEILGKRSELSREEIIKYSNIISNEIYEMDLYKNAKRIMCFVSNGTEVETHPLIEQAIKDGKSIVVPITISETKELLVSDVYSLSELEVGDYDIEVPKKKFTRIVDPNTIDLILVPGVAFAKDGYRVGYGGGYYDRFLSKLLNPTPTIAIGFDLQIVDKVPTDKYDLPVDMIVTEKRIIHC, encoded by the coding sequence TTGAATAAAAAGACTTTAAGAAAAGAAATATTAGGAAAAAGGTCTGAGTTATCAAGGGAAGAGATAATAAAATATAGCAATATTATCTCAAATGAAATTTATGAAATGGATCTTTATAAAAATGCTAAAAGGATTATGTGCTTTGTTAGTAATGGTACTGAAGTTGAAACCCATCCATTAATAGAGCAAGCTATAAAAGATGGTAAAAGTATTGTTGTACCAATTACTATCTCTGAAACTAAAGAACTTTTAGTATCAGATGTCTATAGTCTTTCTGAACTAGAGGTGGGAGATTATGACATAGAAGTTCCTAAGAAAAAGTTTACAAGAATTGTAGATCCTAATACTATAGATCTAATTTTAGTTCCTGGAGTAGCTTTTGCTAAAGATGGATATAGAGTTGGTTATGGTGGAGGCTATTATGATAGATTCCTATCAAAATTATTAAATCCTACTCCTACAATCGCAATAGGCTTTGATTTACAAATTGTTGATAAAGTACCTACTGATAAATATGATCTTCCTGTAGATATGATTGTAACAGAAAAGAGAATTATTCATTGCTAA